DNA sequence from the Myxococcaceae bacterium JPH2 genome:
CACCGCGATGAGCATCCACAGCACGGGCACCGCCGCGAGCGCCAGGAACCCGAGCGCGGTGAGCACCGGCGCCACCGCCATGGCCACCGCCAAGCCCAGCTTCGAGATGATGCGCCCCGTGACGAGCGCCTGGAGCCCCAGCGTCAGCACCTGCACCCAGAAGTCGATGTCCGCGAACGCCGCCGTGCGCGCCGCCGCGTCGCTCGCGTGCGCCGCCACCAGCTGCACCTCCTGGTAGTACAGGAACGTGGAGGTGGCCGCGTACAGCAACACCTGGAGGCCCATGGCCAACAGGAAGGGCGAGGTGAACATCAGCCGCAGCCCCGCGAACATGCCGCCGCCCACCGGGCCCTCGGACGTGGGCGCCTGGTGCTGCACGTCATGCGCCCATCGGCTGAGCCGGCGCACGCACAGCGCGCTGACCTCCAGCATCACCGCCGAGACGAGGATGAGGTTGAGCGGCCCCACGGGCTCGGCCAGGCGGCCCACCAGGAACGGGCCGGCGATCATCCCGGCCGTGCCGCCCGCCGCGATGAAGCCGAAGAGACGCTTGCCCTGCTCGCTGGCAAAGACGTCCGACATGAAGCTCCAGAAGATGGAGACGACGAACAGGTTGTAGACGCTCAGCCAGACGTAGAAGACCCGGGCCACGTGCTCGCGCGCCACGCCCAGGCGCAGCAGCACGAAGAAGCCCACCAGGTTGACGAGGAAGAAGCGGTAGACGCGCGGGATGACGATGCGCCTAGGCCACCGCGACACCAGCGCGGAGAAGGCCGGCACCGCCACCAGCATCACGAGGAACGTGGCGGTGAAGAGCCACGACAGGTGCTTCACGTCACCCGCCGTCCCCATCTCGTTTCGGATGGGCCGCAGGATGGCGTAACCGCACATCAACGTGAAGAAGTAGAGGAAGGACCAGAGGACCGCTCCGACCTCCTCGTCCCGAACATCCACGAATCGCTTGAGCATGGGTGAAGGTCGCGCGTCTCGCCGTTCTCGGTGAGCCGGCTCAAACCCTATCCCAAGATAGCTATTCCCGGATTCCACTGAAGGAAGCGCGGCGTCGTCTCCGTGTCGGGAGTGGGACGCCGCGCCCCTCGTGTCCCATCAGCGCGCCGCGAGGACCTCGCGCACGGTGGCCTCCACGCGGGGGAGGGCCTCTTCGATTTCCGCCACGGACGTGGCGCCCACCGAGAGGCGGAACCAGCCCGAGTCCTCGTTGAGGCCGAACGCCTGGAACGGCACCACCGCGAAGCTGGCCTTCTCCAGCAGCCGCTTGCGGATGTCGTCGTTCGTCTTCAGGTCGCCCTTGCCCACCAGGTCGAAGCGGACGGACAGGTAGATGGCGCCCTGCGGCGCGATGGCGCGCACCGGAAGGCCGGCGGCGCGCATGCGCTCGAAGCCCTGGTACAGCGCCTCCAGTCGCACGTCCACGCTGCGGCGCATGGCCTGGAGGTACGTCTCGCACGCGGCGGTGTCATCCAGGTAGCGCGCCGTCGCCACCTGCTCGGCCTTGGGCGCCCACGCGCCCACGTGGCCCAGCACGTCGCGCATGCGCGAGATGATGGACGGCGGACCCACGCCCCAGCCCACGCGCACGCCCGTCGCCGCGAAGGCCTTGCTGATGCCATCCACGAACACCGTGTACGGGGCAATCTCCGGCACCAGCTCCACGGGCGTCACGTGCTTCGTCTTCCCGAAGGTGAGCACCCAGTAGATGTGGTCGTACATCAGGATGAGCGGCTTCTGCCCGCGCTGCTCACGCGACTTGTTCTCATCCACGATGCGCTGGGCAATCGCACGCAGCGCGCCCGGGTCCACCATGGTGCCCGTGGGGTTCAGCGGGCTGCACAGGCATAGGAGCCGCGCGGTCGCGAGGTGCGGAGCAAGTTGCTCCAGCGTGGGCATGAAGCCCTTCTCTGGGTCCGTGGGCACCACCACGCTGCGGGCCCCGAGCATGTGCGCGTAGTGGTTGTTGTTCCACGAGGGCACCGGGTAGATGACCTCGTCGCCCGCATCGAGCACCGCCCGATAGGTGCCATAGATGATGGGCCGCGCGCCGCCGGCCACCACGATTCCCTCCAGCGGATACTTCAGGCCCAGCGAGCGCTCATAGAAGCGCTGCACCGCCTGACGCAGCTCCAGCACACCATCCGAGGGCGGGTAGTTCGTCTCGCCCGCCTGGAGCGCGGCGCCGATGCCCTGCCCCAGCCCCTGCGGGATGGGGAACTCCTTGGGGCTGAAGTCGCCCACCGTGAGGTTGCACACCTTGCGCCCCTTGGCGACCAGCTCGCGAATCTCCGCCGCGATGCGGAGGATTTCGCTGCCAACGAGCCCACGCACCATGGTGCCGACGGTCGAGTCGTCACGCGTGGGGCGCGGAAGGGAAGTGAGGTCCAGGGCCATGAGAGGGTCTCTCCAGTTCCGGAGTCGGTAGAGGGGGCGCGATACGCGGCCCGGCGGACCCTACACGCGGCGCGCCCCGCCTGTCTCAGCCACCTGCATGCCCGAGGGCCTCCGAGCGCGGGCATGGGGACGACGCCCCGTTCCGCTCGGGCGCGGGGCGGCCGGGCGCGGGTATCGGACACGTCACGCACACGCCGCAACGATTTCCGGGCGAGCCCCGCGAGGCCGATATGCCCCGAAAGTCTCCCCGTTCCAGGACATGCGACATCCACTCCATCCTGGAAGGGAATCTGCTTGAGCGGGCGCTCGAGGCGGGGGCCCTTCTGCATGCCGAGGCTCCGCCATGAAGCACCTGACGCAGCGCCTGCTCCTCCTCTCTTCCTTCCTCATGCTCGGCGCGGGTACTGCGCAGGCCGCACCGCCCAAGTCCATCAACACGCGCATCTTTGGCACGCGCGCCATCGTGGCGTGCGACCCCGTGGGACATCAGTGCGGCATGGCCGTCATCTCGTTCCCCACGGGCATCACCTCCCTGGTTCCCTATGGGCGCTCGGACATCGCCGTCGCCACCATGGCGCTGCCCTCGGTGGATGACGCCCAGGCCATCATCGCGCGCATCGACGGCGGCGCCACGCCCCAGGCCGCCATCGACTCGGTGATGGCCGAGGACCCCTATGGTCCCATCCGCCAGCTCGCCGCGGTGAAGCTGCACCCCGACGGGAGCATCACGCTGGGCCAGACCTCCGGGAACCAGACCGCGGACGCCACGTGCGCCGTGAAGGGCGCCACCTACGTCGTCCAGGCCAACAGCATGTCTACTGGCACCATCTGCCAGGCCATGGCGGATGGCTTCGAGCAGGCCACCGGCAGCTTCCCCCTGCGCCTGCTCCAGGCGCTCAAGGCCGGCGCGCGCGTGGGCGGTGACGTGAACGGCGAGCGCTCGGGCGTCGTGCGCGTGTGGAACACCACCGCGGACAGCTCCTTCTACACGCACGTGCTGGCGGACGCCGTCGTCAACAGCAGCTACAACGCGCTGGACGAGCTGGACGTGCAGCTCCACCGATACCTGGGCGTGCTCGCCGCGCAGGACCCCGCCGACCGCATCCCGCTCGACAAGCCCACGGTGAAGCACCTCAAGAAGGTGCTCCACCGCACGGGGTACTACAACGGCCCCATGGACGGCACGTGGACCGACGCGGCGGACACGGCCCTGGCCGGACTCGTCTGGAACAACTGCTTCTTCGAGAAGCCCACCACCGTGGTGAATGGGACGCGCATGGTGGACGGCCCGCTCGTGCGCTTCATCCGCGACGTGGACCCGCGCGCGCTCGCCCCGGCCGCGGCGGCGCCGTGACCCCTCACGGCTGAGCTGGGCCGATTCAGGACTCCCCCCTTCGGCCTCGCCTCCCCCCGCCACCATCGCCGAGCATGCTCCAACCCGGAGCATGTTCCCGTCGGCGCGAGTGACAGAACGCACGCCCCAAGACGTCACGCCGCGGCAAGGCGGGCGAACTGTCTCGGCGCCTTCCCGACGTGCCGGCTGAACGCGGTGCTGAACGTACTCGCGGAGCCGTAGCCGACCGCTTCAGCGACCTCCGCGATCCCCGCGTCCTTGCGACGCAGCAGATTTCGCGCGAGTGCCATTCGCCACGCGAGCAGATACTCCATCGGCCTCATGCCGACCGCCTTCGTGAAGCGCGCGAAGAACGCCGAGCGCGACAGGGCCGCCACCTTCGCGAGCTGCGGCACGGTCCACGGATGCGCGACGCGGGCGTGCATCTGACGCAGCGCTGGCGCCAAGCGAGGGTCCGCCAGCCCGCGCAACAGCCCCGGCGGCGCGTCGTGCTCCGGGGCCACGCGGAGCGCTTCGATCAACAGCACCTCGACCAGGCGGCGCAGCACGAGCTCGCGGCCAGGGCGCCGTTCCATCGCCTCATCACCGACCCACTGCACGAGCTGCGACAGCCGCTCGACTCCGCGCACGTGCACCACCGTGGGCAGGAGCGACGCGAGCAGCGACGCGTCGGCGGAATCGAACTCGAAATAGCCGCCCAACAGCCGCACATCGGGCCGGCCACCCCGTTCGCCGTAGCGCACCTCGCCCCCCGTCGCATTGCTCGCCCGCGCCGACACCTGCGAGGGCTTCACGGGCATGACCCCCGACTGCACGAAGCCTGGGGTCGTGGGCAGCAACACGAAGTCCCCCTGCTCCAGGATGAGGGGCCCCGCGCCATCGACCGCGAGCCGGCAACGGCCCTCGAGGACGGCGCAGAAGCTCGGATGACCGAATGGCGGAGAACGCACACCCCACGCGCCCGCCCCGCTGATTCGCTTCGAGTGCACGGCACGCGGCTGCAGCAACGCGATGATTTCCGAGATGGGATCGCTCATTCAGGACTCCTGCAAATGAAACACGGACTCCGCATCGTAGAGAGTCCTGTTCTCGAAACCTATCCTTCCTTCAACGCTGCAATGACGCGGCGCTCGAAGGAGATACCCATGTCCCGCATCAGCCTCGACCCCCGCATCGATCCCCGCCTCAAGGCGGCCTTCGGTGCCATGCCTGACGCCCCCAACCCGGGTGACGTCAGCAGCCGCGAGGTCATGCTCGCCGAGCTCCAGAGCGAGGCGGCGAAGATGGCGTTCGCTGCGCAGTCCGCGATGTTCGACATGATGGACAGCGAAGACGTCGCCCCCTCGAAGGGGCTGCGCATCCGCACCGAGCAGTTCGTCTCGGCGCCCGACGGCAACACCGTCAAGGTCCTCTTCATCCGCCCGGACTCGGACGAGCCCGTGCCGTGCATCTGCTACCTGCACGGCGGGGCCATGCAGTTCTGGTCGGCGTTCGACGGGCTCTACCGCGCGTGGGGCCGGCTCATCGCCGCGCAGGGCGTCGCCGTCGCGATGATCGACTTCCGCAACGCGCTCCTCCCTTCGTCCGCGGCCGAAGTGGCCCCGTTCCCCGCCGGCCTCAACGACTGCGTCTCGGGCGTGAAGTGGGTGCACGCCCACGCGGCCGAGCTGAACGTGGACGCATCGCGCGTCATCGTCGCTGGCGAGAGTGGTGGCGGCAACCTCACGCTCGCCACGGGGCTCAAGCTGCTCCGCGACGGCGACATCGGCCTCATCAAGGGGCTCTACGCGCTCTCGCCCTACCTCGCGGGCCGCTGGCCGTCGGCCGAGACCCCCTCCTCGACGGAGAACAACGGCATCCTCCTCGAGTTGCACAACAACCGTGGGGCCATGGCCTACGGCATCGAGGCGTTCGAGCAGCGCGACCCGCTCGCCTGGCCGGCCTTCGCGAGCGAGGCCGACGTGAAGGGGCTCCCTCCGACGACCCTCTACGTCAACGAGTGCGACCCGCTCCGCGACGAAGGCGTGCGCTTCTATCGCCTGCTCGCGCGGAGCGGCGTCACGGCGCGTTGCAAGGAGAGCATTGGAACGGTGCACGGCGCGGAGCTCTTCGCGGCGGTGTGCCCGGACGTGAGCCGCGACGTGGCGCGAGACCTCGCCGCGTTCGCCCGCTGAGCCACCAACCCACACGGGAGAATGAACATGAAAGCCACGTATGGATTCCGCGCGACGATGAACGCCCTTCCGGGCCAGGGCGACACGCTGACCGAGCTGCTGTTGAGCGCGGTGAGCGACGGCGGGCCCGCCTCGAACCCGAGCTGCGTCTTCTTCCTCGTGACGCGCTCGGCCTCCCATCGCGACGTCGTGCACGTCACCGAGGGCTGGGTCTCGAAGGAAGCGCACGCCGAGAACTTCAGCCGCGAGGTCTCGCGCGCCTTCACCGCGAAGGTCGGCGCGCTGGTGAGCGACGCGCAGTATGGCGACGACGTGCCGGCCGGCGGCAAGTTCCCGCGCTGAATCGAGGAGGAGCCACCCATGGAACGCCTGCGCTCGCTCTTGGGAATCCTGGCCGCGGTCTCCGCCGTCGTCGGGCTCGAACACGTCTATCTCTGGGAACGGCTCGTGCGCGCCACGGGCCTGTCGCCACCGATGCAGCTCGCGCTGACCACCGGCCTCTGCCTGTTGGGCGCGAGCGTGCCCATCGCCGTCATCACCAGCCGCGTCGTGCCACCGAGTGTATCGACGTGGTGGGTGACGCCCGCGTACACGTGGCTGGGCGTCTCGCTGCTCATGACGGGACTGTCCCTCGTGTTCGAGGGGGTTCGCGTCCTCGTGCCGGCACTGGACCGGGGAACCCTCGCGGGGGGCGTCGTGCTCGCGAGCATGGCACTCAGCCTGTGGGCGGCGCTCGAAGGTCGGCACGTGCGCGTTCGCCGCGTCGAGCTGACGTTGGACAGACTCCCCGCCGCGCTCGATGGGCTCACCCTGGTGCAGCTCTCCGACGTGCACCTCGGCCCGACCGTGGGTCGGCGTTTCATGGAGCGAGTGGTCACCCAGGTGAACCAGCTCGCGCCCGATGCGGTGGTGGTGACGGGAGACCTCGTCGATGCACCTGTCGAGCAACTGGAGCGCGCCGTGGAGCCGCTCTCACGCCTCCGCACGGTCTTCGGCACGTTCTTCGTGACGGGCAACCACGAGTATCACGCGGGCCCTGCGCGCTGGTGTGCCCACCTCGAGACGCTCGGCGTTCGCGTGCTTCGGAACGAGCGCGTGGCGCTCGAGCGTGGAGGCGCGGTGTTGCAACTCGCGGGCACCGACGACGCGGACCCCGCTGGGCGCGCCGAGGGCTTTGGAGAGGACCTTGACCGCGCGCTGTCGGGTCGCGAGGTGAGCCAACCGCTGGTGTTGCTCGCGCACCAGCCCAAGACGGTGCACGAGGCATCGCGACGCGGTGTCGATCTTCAACTATCGGGTCACACGCACGGCGGTCAGCTCTGGCCACTCGGCTGGCTCCTCCGGTTCAACCAGCCGGTGCTCTCGGGCCTGCGTCGCTTTGGCGCCACCCAGATCTACGTCAGCAATGGCACGGGCCACTCCGGGCCACCGATGCGGCTGGGGAGTCCGGCGGAGATCACCCAGTTCGTGCTCCGCGCGTCGCGGGCTTCCGTCGACGACACCGCCAGCGCGCCCCACATCGGAGGTCAACCCGGAGCCTCCGTCGAGACACCGTCGGCACCGCGACCCGGAGTGGGCAGGCTCCGGTCTTGAGCTGGCCTCCAGGTGCCCTCCTATGCGAGAGGAGGGCACCGGCCTCACCCGGAGGGCCGTTGGGAGAACACGCGATGCGGCGGTCTGGACGTGGGATGCGTTCGCTGTGGCTCGTGAGTGCGTTGCTCGCGACGGTTGGCTGCTCCAAGAAGGATGAGCCCGCGCCCGAGCGCACCGTGGTGCCCGCGCCAACGCCGCCCGTTGGCACCATCCCTCGCGAAGGCGAAGCCGAGGCCCGTCCACCCGTCCACGTCGCCTCGGGCAGCGTGCTCCCCCACGCGCCGACGACGCCTCCGGGCTCGGACGAGAACGCTCCCGCCGCCGACTCCTCCGCTCCCGCGTGGACCTCCAGTCCCACCGAGGTGAAGCGCCGCGAGCAGCCCCAGGCCACGCTCGTCTCGGTGCGCACGGGTCCCCACGAGGACTACGACCGCGTGGTGTTCGAGTTCGAGGGCTCGCAGCTGCCTGGCTATCAGGTGGCTTACGCGAAGGAGCCCGCGGTGCAGTGCGGCTCGGGCGATGCGGTGAAGGTGGAGGGACAGGGCCCGCTGGAGGTGCGCTTCATCCCCGCGCGCGCGCATACGTCCGAGGGCAAGGCCACCGTGAGCGAGCGGACGCTGAAGCCCGCGCTGCCCATGGTGCGCGAGCTGGTCCGCACCTGTGACTTCGAGGCCGAGGTGACGTGGCTGCTCGGCACCGCGCGGCCCACGACCTACCGCGTGCTGGAGCTGAAGGACCCGTCACGCATCGTGGTGGACGTGAAGCACTGAGGCTGGGCGCACGGCGTTGTCTCGGGCCCGCTGGCGCGCGATGAGTTCGCGCGCCTCGGCTTGCGAGTCAGCGAACTCGAGCGGCACGCGCCACCGGCCCAGCAGATAGAGGGCGAGCATCAGCGCCTTGGCGCCCGCGCGCTCGACCGGGCCCGTGCCCACGTAGACGTGCCCCTTGAACCACGCCTCGCTCGCGTGGTGGACGAGGTGGTCGCGCGCCTCTCGCTCAAGCGTCGAGTTCGCCACGTCGGAGATGACGTAGAGCGGCTGTCGCGCGCTCAGCTCCTCGCAGATCTCCAACACCCGCTTCGAGTCCTCCAGCCGCGAGGGCCCGACGAAGCGAAAGACGAGCAGGTCCGGCGCCTCGAAGGTCGCGCGGTGCGTCCCGAATGCCCACTCACGAGGGGTCGTCACGGCGAGGCTCAGCTCCATCTCGAAGGCCAACGGCGCTCGAACTGTTCTCTAGATAGAAGATATCGGCGCCCCACGGAAGACGGGCTCCCTCGCGGGCAGGTGGGTCGCGCGAGACAGGAGCCCGCACGTCGCGGGTCGCGCCCTACTCCCCCGCGCGGGACAACTGGTCCAGTCGGCGCAGGAGCGCGGCGTGACGGGTGCGTGACTCGGGGCCCCGTGCGCGCAGGGCCAGTGCCAGCACACGTGGCAGGTCCAGGGCCGCGCCCACGCGCAGGCGCTCGCGATAGCGCAGCTCCCAGTCCTCGGGCACGCGCAGGGACCAGTTCCGCGCGTCCACGGTTCCCGGCACGTTGTAGGTCTCCTGCATCCCGAGCAAGTCAGCGAAGAAGACCATCACGTTGCGCGCGCGGCAGGCGAAGAGGTCCGCGAACTTCGCCTGCGCCAGCTCCGCGGGGTCCTCCGCGAGGCGCCTCGCGAAGTCCTCACGTCCCTCGGGCTCGGGATGCAGGCGCTGGGACAGGTACTCGGCCTGCGCACGCGCGGTGCCACGCCACTGCCATGTCCCCACCCAGCGCCACAGGGATGGGGTGTCGTGATTCCCCACCATCACCCAGTCGTCCGGCGCCGCGTTCTCACTGCGGTACACATCCGAGGGGTTGTCGAGGTCCGCCTTCTGCGTCACGCGGAAGCGGCCCAGGCCGTGGCGCGCGAGTACGCGCCCCAGCTCATAGGGCATCGTGCTGAGCACCTCGCACAAGAGGTCCTCCTTCGCGCGGCCCTGGCGCTCTGCGGTCCGCACCACCGCGTCGAAGAGGATGCTGTAGCGCTCCAGCTGCTCGGGCGTGAGGGAGCGCACCCAACCATCCGCGTGCCGGGATTGCGTGCGATCCAGTTGCTCCGGCCCGACGATGGCATAGCGAGCCAGCTCGGGATGGTCCGGCAGGTCCGGCGAGGAGAAGAGGCGCGCGCCCTGCTGCACCGCGCGCAGCGCATCGGGCTCACCCGCGCGGTACACCCACGGGCACACAAGCCCATGAGGATGGTCGATGCGCAGGCCATCGTACTCGCCCAGCATCTTTCCCAGCCGCGCGTCCATGAAGCGCAGCACGGGCCCAGGTTGGCGCGCATCGGCTTCGAAGTAGTGCGCGGGATCCATCACGGGATAGTTCCAGGGCTGTCCCTCCGGATTCGTGCGACTGGGCGGCGCGCCCATGAGGTCCGTGCGCAGGAACAGCCCCTGCCACGCCCACGCGTCCCGCGGCGAGAAGCCAATCTGGAGGTCACCGTAGAGCTTCAGCCCCCAAACTACCGCGCGCTCGCGAAGGTGCGCGTGCTGCGCGTGCACCAGGAACTGGAAGAAGGCGTAGCGGTCCAGGGCGGAAGCGTGCCGTGTCTCCAGCTCGCGCACGCGCGACTCGGCGGCGTCAGCCTCTTCGAGACGAGGACTGAACAGGCGCGCGTCGAGCGACGGTTCCCAGTGTCGCCAGTCCGGGTCGCCGCGCTCGGCGCCGAGCACATCGAAGAGCGAGTCCGGCGTGAGCCAGGAGGCGTTGTCCTGTTGGAACGAAGCGAAGGCTCGCGACAGCTCGGTGGGCTGTTCTCGCTGGAAGGTGGCCCACGCTTCGTCGAGCGCGGCGAGCTGGGCACGAAACGCGAAGGCGTAGCGGACGTCCGGGCGCGAGGTGAAGGGACGCTCGGAGACGAGTCGGGCCAGCGTGTCCGGCGAGAGCAGTCTTCCCCAAGGGCCGTGCGCATCGGTGAGTGGCGCGAGCGCGACGTTGAGCACGTTGCGAGAGAACAGCGTGCCGTCGTACGGCGACGCGTTGTACTCGGTGGTCTGCCCTTGGGGGCCGAGCTGGACGCCCGTGAAACCCAGGTCGCGCGCGAAGGAGAACAGGCGCGCCGCGCCCTCCGAGTACGGCGAGCCACGGCCCAGGTCCTGCCCTGGGAGGCCCGGGAAGCTGGGGTCCTGGATGCTGAGCACCCAGCGCGTGACGCCCAGCGCCGCCAGGGCCTCGGTGACAACCTCGCGATGGTCTTTGGGCAACGGGGCCAGGGCTGCGTCTCCAGGGAGCACCGACCCTAGAACCCCGGCGCGCTCACGCCAACCGCTCAGGCGCGCGGACGTTCAGCAGCGACACTGCGCGACCGCGAGCACATCACGCCGCGAGGGGATGGACGCGCACGACGCGGCCGATGACGTCTCGACGAGGCACCCAGCCATTGATGCGGCCCACGTTGTTGCCGATGAGCAGTTGCTCCTCCGTGGCTTGCTTGACGAGGTGCAGGAGGACTCCGCCCTTCCACCGCACCAGCACGATGTCGTCGACCTGAACTTCTCGCGGATCCACCGGGCTCAGCGTCACGCGCTGATTGTCCTCGATGCGACCTCGCA
Encoded proteins:
- a CDS encoding MFS transporter, producing the protein MLKRFVDVRDEEVGAVLWSFLYFFTLMCGYAILRPIRNEMGTAGDVKHLSWLFTATFLVMLVAVPAFSALVSRWPRRIVIPRVYRFFLVNLVGFFVLLRLGVAREHVARVFYVWLSVYNLFVVSIFWSFMSDVFASEQGKRLFGFIAAGGTAGMIAGPFLVGRLAEPVGPLNLILVSAVMLEVSALCVRRLSRWAHDVQHQAPTSEGPVGGGMFAGLRLMFTSPFLLAMGLQVLLYAATSTFLYYQEVQLVAAHASDAAARTAAFADIDFWVQVLTLGLQALVTGRIISKLGLAVAMAVAPVLTALGFLALAAVPVLWMLIAVKSLRGASHYALERPSREILFTTVDREARYKSKSFIDTVVYRGSDTVSSWLQGGLTSLGLGNVGLSLVAVPVAGLWLGVSMFLARRQRARVESASPAMVAPVENAPAR
- a CDS encoding aminotransferase class I/II-fold pyridoxal phosphate-dependent enzyme; the protein is MALDLTSLPRPTRDDSTVGTMVRGLVGSEILRIAAEIRELVAKGRKVCNLTVGDFSPKEFPIPQGLGQGIGAALQAGETNYPPSDGVLELRQAVQRFYERSLGLKYPLEGIVVAGGARPIIYGTYRAVLDAGDEVIYPVPSWNNNHYAHMLGARSVVVPTDPEKGFMPTLEQLAPHLATARLLCLCSPLNPTGTMVDPGALRAIAQRIVDENKSREQRGQKPLILMYDHIYWVLTFGKTKHVTPVELVPEIAPYTVFVDGISKAFAATGVRVGWGVGPPSIISRMRDVLGHVGAWAPKAEQVATARYLDDTAACETYLQAMRRSVDVRLEALYQGFERMRAAGLPVRAIAPQGAIYLSVRFDLVGKGDLKTNDDIRKRLLEKASFAVVPFQAFGLNEDSGWFRLSVGATSVAEIEEALPRVEATVREVLAAR
- a CDS encoding DUF1028 domain-containing protein → MKHLTQRLLLLSSFLMLGAGTAQAAPPKSINTRIFGTRAIVACDPVGHQCGMAVISFPTGITSLVPYGRSDIAVATMALPSVDDAQAIIARIDGGATPQAAIDSVMAEDPYGPIRQLAAVKLHPDGSITLGQTSGNQTADATCAVKGATYVVQANSMSTGTICQAMADGFEQATGSFPLRLLQALKAGARVGGDVNGERSGVVRVWNTTADSSFYTHVLADAVVNSSYNALDELDVQLHRYLGVLAAQDPADRIPLDKPTVKHLKKVLHRTGYYNGPMDGTWTDAADTALAGLVWNNCFFEKPTTVVNGTRMVDGPLVRFIRDVDPRALAPAAAAP
- a CDS encoding AraC family transcriptional regulator, with the translated sequence MSDPISEIIALLQPRAVHSKRISGAGAWGVRSPPFGHPSFCAVLEGRCRLAVDGAGPLILEQGDFVLLPTTPGFVQSGVMPVKPSQVSARASNATGGEVRYGERGGRPDVRLLGGYFEFDSADASLLASLLPTVVHVRGVERLSQLVQWVGDEAMERRPGRELVLRRLVEVLLIEALRVAPEHDAPPGLLRGLADPRLAPALRQMHARVAHPWTVPQLAKVAALSRSAFFARFTKAVGMRPMEYLLAWRMALARNLLRRKDAGIAEVAEAVGYGSASTFSTAFSRHVGKAPRQFARLAAA
- a CDS encoding alpha/beta hydrolase; its protein translation is MSRISLDPRIDPRLKAAFGAMPDAPNPGDVSSREVMLAELQSEAAKMAFAAQSAMFDMMDSEDVAPSKGLRIRTEQFVSAPDGNTVKVLFIRPDSDEPVPCICYLHGGAMQFWSAFDGLYRAWGRLIAAQGVAVAMIDFRNALLPSSAAEVAPFPAGLNDCVSGVKWVHAHAAELNVDASRVIVAGESGGGNLTLATGLKLLRDGDIGLIKGLYALSPYLAGRWPSAETPSSTENNGILLELHNNRGAMAYGIEAFEQRDPLAWPAFASEADVKGLPPTTLYVNECDPLRDEGVRFYRLLARSGVTARCKESIGTVHGAELFAAVCPDVSRDVARDLAAFAR
- a CDS encoding antibiotic biosynthesis monooxygenase, coding for MNALPGQGDTLTELLLSAVSDGGPASNPSCVFFLVTRSASHRDVVHVTEGWVSKEAHAENFSREVSRAFTAKVGALVSDAQYGDDVPAGGKFPR
- a CDS encoding metallophosphoesterase, yielding MTGLSLVFEGVRVLVPALDRGTLAGGVVLASMALSLWAALEGRHVRVRRVELTLDRLPAALDGLTLVQLSDVHLGPTVGRRFMERVVTQVNQLAPDAVVVTGDLVDAPVEQLERAVEPLSRLRTVFGTFFVTGNHEYHAGPARWCAHLETLGVRVLRNERVALERGGAVLQLAGTDDADPAGRAEGFGEDLDRALSGREVSQPLVLLAHQPKTVHEASRRGVDLQLSGHTHGGQLWPLGWLLRFNQPVLSGLRRFGATQIYVSNGTGHSGPPMRLGSPAEITQFVLRASRASVDDTASAPHIGGQPGASVETPSAPRPGVGRLRS
- a CDS encoding 4-alpha-glucanotransferase encodes the protein MPKDHREVVTEALAALGVTRWVLSIQDPSFPGLPGQDLGRGSPYSEGAARLFSFARDLGFTGVQLGPQGQTTEYNASPYDGTLFSRNVLNVALAPLTDAHGPWGRLLSPDTLARLVSERPFTSRPDVRYAFAFRAQLAALDEAWATFQREQPTELSRAFASFQQDNASWLTPDSLFDVLGAERGDPDWRHWEPSLDARLFSPRLEEADAAESRVRELETRHASALDRYAFFQFLVHAQHAHLRERAVVWGLKLYGDLQIGFSPRDAWAWQGLFLRTDLMGAPPSRTNPEGQPWNYPVMDPAHYFEADARQPGPVLRFMDARLGKMLGEYDGLRIDHPHGLVCPWVYRAGEPDALRAVQQGARLFSSPDLPDHPELARYAIVGPEQLDRTQSRHADGWVRSLTPEQLERYSILFDAVVRTAERQGRAKEDLLCEVLSTMPYELGRVLARHGLGRFRVTQKADLDNPSDVYRSENAAPDDWVMVGNHDTPSLWRWVGTWQWRGTARAQAEYLSQRLHPEPEGREDFARRLAEDPAELAQAKFADLFACRARNVMVFFADLLGMQETYNVPGTVDARNWSLRVPEDWELRYRERLRVGAALDLPRVLALALRARGPESRTRHAALLRRLDQLSRAGE